ACGGCGGGCGGCGGACAAGCGTTCGGTGTTGTGGTTGTTTGTATATATCTCGGTTGTCTTTGCGGAGGAGTGCCCGAATAGCTGCTGCATGGTCGGGCTGTCTCCGTGAAAAATGTTTCCTCCCTCCTCGCCGGCGGTGTTGCGGAGCCGGTGCGTGGTAGCCCACTTGGGCAAGTTGGCTCGCCCTGCAAAATACTTGAACTGCCGGCGGGCCGTTGTCTCTGCGAGGCGGCCGGATCCCTCTCCGCGGAGTCGCACAAAATAGAGGTCTGTTTCGGTGGACCCTTGCGCAATCCGCCATGTATGATAACGGAGTAAGTGTTCATAAATGGAAACGGACCCGATCCGGCTCTCGTCGCGAAAAATTTCGACGGTTTGAGGTTGTCCTGTTTTGGTAATTTCCCCGGGGAGATAAAGGGAAAACTGAAACAGTTCAGGATTGTGCAAAACCGAGTTAGTCGGCAGTTTAAGCAACTCGCCGAGGCGACAGAATCCAAACAATACGGATCCCCACAGTGCAACGTTGCGGGCGGCGCGGATGTCGGATCCGTGGCCGGCAATTGTCTCGAAGAGTTGGGAGCGTTCCTCTGGCAGAAAAAATCTGCGGGTTGTAAATGGTTTGGGGGTTACAACCAGATCGCGAAGTTGTTCCTTAAGGAGGTCGCGGTCAGCCGGTGTAAACTGGATACTGGATTCTCCGGCAAGGAACGCCGAGAACTTTGAGACAAATGCTACAGCTTGATTGATTGTGCGCGGTGCGGCGCCCGCGGCACGCATAGAGAGGAGTCTGTCGATGATCAGATTGACTGAGAGTTGATCTGTGGTTGTGTTTTGGAAAAGCGCGCGCAAGCGCTCCTCTGTTTTGCGGAGTGTTTCCGCGGCCGGCGGACGTCCCTTGCGGGTCGGCATCAGGCGCCGGCGGTCCATGTAGCGAGTTATGAGAGTTTGCATGGTTCTGTCATGAGGTTTAGATTTGAGAGGATGCGGTGCAAAATTTCGTTGCCGCGGGGTGCTCCTTCTATCCACCAATTGGCATAAGCCTCCCGGCAAACTGTGTATTTCAGTACGGCCGTTGCGAGATCATTGTA
This region of bacterium genomic DNA includes:
- a CDS encoding site-specific integrase, translated to MQTLITRYMDRRRLMPTRKGRPPAAETLRKTEERLRALFQNTTTDQLSVNLIIDRLLSMRAAGAAPRTINQAVAFVSKFSAFLAGESSIQFTPADRDLLKEQLRDLVVTPKPFTTRRFFLPEERSQLFETIAGHGSDIRAARNVALWGSVLFGFCRLGELLKLPTNSVLHNPELFQFSLYLPGEITKTGQPQTVEIFRDESRIGSVSIYEHLLRYHTWRIAQGSTETDLYFVRLRGEGSGRLAETTARRQFKYFAGRANLPKWATTHRLRNTAGEEGGNIFHGDSPTMQQLFGHSSAKTTEIYTNNHNTERLSAARRKLARQIAGYSEP